A window of Phyllopteryx taeniolatus isolate TA_2022b chromosome 19, UOR_Ptae_1.2, whole genome shotgun sequence contains these coding sequences:
- the synpo2lb gene encoding synaptopodin 2-like protein — translation MVAEEIVVSLSGGSPWGFRLQGGREQQKPLQVAKVRRRSKACRAGLKEHDELVAIGDHTCVELSHAQAMTLIDTQNGTLHLRVKRSPSYPARCSPPLLCVSSCVVTSLPDSEAYYGETDSDADTRSHAQRRQARTPPRACSPARYDNHGEEEEMSEMSGYESANDAAAGPMQGQWHGVPHKDFIYQPPQVGWTTPAQSVTPHSLTPTHERALAETEGEGDSGFQEALAGVRLAACPPLVSPERAKEALTLGSWGQLVPMVGPQQGPVSEELAATYMDKARQAKLHRGESLVEKQVKEARTKCRSIASLLTDAPNSNSKGVLMFKKRRQRAKKYTLTCFGKAEDDQGGQSTEGETEEEEGGSSIQSSEVDEEGFSASFDPTWDSGYLDLLDRRSAACPPATPTAANNSPGLDNLSFVAPVSQIQNMELFRLETMTQPDGAMSSVPDVPLLKVGPVAISQASVTLSPPPLTPLLNQNGPHVNLSPSPNLEHHLSPPPLNRTARPFTPGPAVPRSSVTSVMFRPPQPKPAAAVSMVTIAPTHYPAADGRRAVSSTSLYIPPRNNGVGPSVSASALSPPSSLSPSAPVAPQSSPAHPAQHFSPPQPFHSPPTFCQPPTPGPISQVQVSMLPPTPITPATHPCIPVAMGTASTPQTSASDSLATREQRISVPAVRTGILHDARGRSSKKPMFSAIRSKDVSPNPALMSMVQNMDDRFVRTAGAESGVVSGGEAGHESGPEEDWLRLGAEACNFMQAQRGPKPPPVAPKPNTSQAPQLAGKGGQLFARRQNRMDRYVVERSPSVAPAPFSPSQTREPSPTPSLPATWKYSSNIRAPPPISYNPLLSPSCPPKAQKKGEVTKSGLAGSKGKKSAKKQVDVMNHQPYQLNSSLFTYRGPQDTTASQQQRGGPQKTAQVYEVKRFSTPPPTATSPGLKVIVPRSATTLGEPLWRSEIASPPPQTATHRQTPPTPYQSQWSQGDLSPPPPPAPTAPLPQLPTFTSPPNAVQSPTFSHLQPQQGDRQFKSAPDLSPLRPPGATRQTSTGSQYSRVPRPRFSTSNLGLQPCVWHPGSTAH, via the exons GTACGCCGTCGCAGTAAAGCGTGCAGGGCGGGGCTGAAGGAGCATGACGAGCTGGTTGCCATCGGCGACCACACGTGCGTCGAGCTCAGCCACGCCCAGGCCATGACCCTCATCGATACCCAGAATGGCACGCTGCACCTGAGGGTCAAACGGTCCCCGTCGTACCCGGCTCGCTGCTCACCTCCGCTTCTATGTGTGAGCTCCTGCGTCGTTACCTCACTGCCGGACAGCGAGGCCTACTACGGCGAGACGGACAGTGATGCTGACACGCGCTCGCACGCGCAGCGCCGCCAGGCCCGTACGCCTCCTCGCGCCTGCTCACCTGCTCGCTATGACAACcatggggaggaggaggagatgtcTGAGATGAGTGG CTATGAGAGTGCTAACGATGCAGCGGCCGGTCCAATGCAGGGGCAGTGGCACGGCGTCCCACACAAGGACTTCATCTACCAGCCCCCCCAGGTAGGGTGGACCACCCCGGCCCAAAGCGTCACACCGCACTCACTCACCCCGACCCACGAACGAGCTCTGGCGGAGACCGAGGGTGAAGGAGACAGTGGCTTCCAGGAGGCGCTGGCTGGCGTCAGGCTCGCCGCATGCCCTCCGCTGGTCTCTCCCGAGCGGGCCAAGGAGGCCCTGACGCTGGGGTCTTGGGGTCAGCTGGTGCCCATGGTGGGACCCCAGCAGGGCCCCGTGAGCGAGGAGCTCGCTGCCACCTACATGGACAAAGCACGGCAAGCCA AGCTGCATCGTGGGGAGAGTTTGGTTGAGAAGCAGGTGAAAGAAGCTCGCACCAAATGCCGCTCCATCGCCTCGCTGCTGACCGACGCGCCCAACTCAAACTCCAAGGGGGTGCTCATGTTCAAGAAGCGGCGGCAGAGAGCCAAGAAATACACGCTGACCTGCTTTGGCAAGGCTGAGGACGACCAAGGGGGCCAAAGCACAGAGGGTgagacggaggaggaggaaggcggGAGCTCCATCCAGAGCTCTGAAGTGGACGAGGAGGGCTTCTCAGCTTCGTTCGACCCCACGTGGGATAGCGGTTACTTAGACCTGCTGGACAGGAGGAGTGCCGCCTGCCCGCCTGCCACGCCGACAGCTGCCAATAACAGCCCAGGGCTTGATAACTTGAGCTTTGTGGCGCCTGTcagtcaaattcaaaatatggAGCTGTTCAGACTGGAGACCATGACACAACCAGACGGTGCTATGTCTTCAGTTCCGGATGTGCCTCTTCTCAAGGTGGGTCCAGTTGCCATAAGCCAGGCTAGTGTTACATTAAGCCCACCCCCTTTGACACCTCTGCTTAATCAAAATGGCCCACATGTCAACCTCAGTCCAAGTCCAAACCTTGAGCACCATTTGAGTCCCCCTCCGCTCAATCGCACGGCTCGCCCCTTTACTCCCGGTCCTGCGGTGCCCCGCTCATCAGTGACCTCCGTGATGTTCCGCCCTCCCCAGCCCAAACCGGCGGCGGCTGTCTCCATGGTGACCATCGCACCCACTCACTATCCAGCAGCGGATGGGAGGAGAGCCGTGTCCAGCACCTCCCTCTACATCCCTCCTCGGAACAACGGCGTTGGTCCCTCGGTCAGCGCCTCGGCCCTCTCGCCCCCCTCGTCTTTGAGCCCCTCTGCCCCCGTGGCTCCTCAAAGTTCCCCAGCCCACCCTGCTCAACACTTCTCCCCTCCACAACCATTTCACTCCCCTCCTACCTTTTGTCAGCCTCCCACCCCTGGTCCCATCTCGCAGGTCCAAGTCTCGATGCTCCCTCCAACTCCGATTACCCCAGCCACTCATCCCTGCATCCCCGTCGCCATGGGGACTGCATCAACCCCCCAAACCTCAGCCTCGGATTCACTGGCTACTCGTGAGCAGCGCATCTCGGTTCCAGCTGTTCGCACCGGCATCCTGCATGACGCCCGTGGTCGTAGCAGCAAGAAGCCGATGTTCAGCGCCATCCGAAGCAAAGATGTGTCCCCAAACCCTGCCTTGATGTCCATGGTGCAAAACATGGACGACCGCTTTGTGAGAACGGCTGGCGCAGAGTCTGGTGTTGTATCCGGGGGTGAGGCTGGCCATGAGTCTGGGCCCGAGGAGGACTGGTTGCGGCTCGGGGCTGAGGCTTGCAACTTCATGCAGGCTCAGCGGGGACCCAAGCCGCCGCCCGTGGCTCCGAAACCGAACACCTCGCAGGCGCCTCAGCTGGCAGGGAAAGGGGGGCAGCTGTTTGCCCGCCGACAAAACCGGATGGATCGTTACGTTGTCGAGCGGAGTCCCTCCGTTGCTCCTGCGCCATTCTCTCCTTCCCAGACCAGGGAACCTTCTCCCACGCCATCCCTCCCGGCCACGTGGAAGTACTCCTCCAATATCCGTGCCCCACCTCCCATCAGCTACAATCCCCTCCTGTCACCCTCGTGCCCTCCCAAAGCCCAGAAGAAGGGGGAGGTGACAAAGTCCGGACTGGCTGGATCCAAAGGGAAAAAATCCGCCAAAAAGCAGGTTGACGTCATGAACCACCAGCCGTACCAGCTCAACTCATCTCTGTTTACCTACAGGGGTCCTCAGGACACCACTGCCAGTCAGCAGCAGCGAGGTGGTCCTCAGAAGACGGCACAGGTGTACGAGGTGAAACGTTTCTCCACCCCCCCTCCGACAGCCACCAGCCCTGGCCTGAAGGTGATCGTACCTCGATCAGCCACGACGCTCGGAGAACCGCTGTGGCGTTCTGAAATcgcctcccccccaccccaaaccgCCACTCACCGTCAAACGCCTCCTACCCCTTACCAATCTCAGTGGTCCCAGGGGGACCTGTCCCCTCCACCGCCCCCTGCCCCCACAGCTCCCCTCCCTCAGCTCCCTACCTTCACCTCGCCTCCAAACGCAGTCCAGTCCCCCACGTTCTCCCACCTCCAGCCCCAACAAGGTGACAGGCAGTTTAAAAGCGCCCCAGATCTGAGCCCTCTTAGGCCTCCCGGGGCCACCCGGCAGACGTCCACCGGCAGCCAATATAGCAGGGTTCCCAGACCTAGATTCAGCACCTCTAACCTGGGTCTACAGCCCTGCGTGTGGCACCCTGGTTCCACCGCACACTGA